In Gloeocapsa sp. DLM2.Bin57, the following are encoded in one genomic region:
- a CDS encoding nucleotidyltransferase, translating to MIPQTLPIRLNLDQIQRFCQHYQIRKLSLFGSVLREDFTHQSDVDVLVEFEPGKTPGLAIITMEDELSEIINRQIDLRTPADLSRYFREEVMKKALVIYEQN from the coding sequence ATGATTCCCCAAACCCTACCTATTCGTTTAAACCTCGACCAAATTCAGCGATTTTGTCAACATTATCAGATCCGTAAATTATCTTTATTTGGTTCAGTCTTGAGAGAGGATTTTACTCACCAAAGTGATGTAGATGTCTTGGTAGAATTTGAACCAGGAAAAACCCCAGGATTGGCTATCATTACAATGGAAGATGAATTATCAGAGATAATCAATCGGCAAATTGATTTAAGAACTCCTGCCGATTTAAGCCGTTATTTTCGAGAAGAAGTGATGAAGAAAGCTCTGGTTATTTATGAGCAAAATTGA
- a CDS encoding DUF86 domain-containing protein gives MSKIDDLTRLRHIRDAASEALSFVKNRTREDLDNDRMLSLALVRLIEIIGEAANNVSESNQAKYDQIPWRQIIGMRNRIIHAYFDVDLEIVWQVITQDLPPLLIEVKKAIQKLET, from the coding sequence ATGAGCAAAATTGATGATCTAACCCGCTTAAGACATATTAGAGATGCCGCATCTGAAGCCTTATCTTTTGTCAAGAATCGTACCAGAGAAGATTTGGATAATGATAGAATGCTATCATTGGCTCTGGTTAGGCTAATTGAAATCATAGGAGAAGCGGCCAATAACGTTTCTGAATCTAACCAAGCTAAATATGACCAAATCCCTTGGCGACAAATTATAGGCATGAGAAACCGTATTATTCATGCTTATTTTGATGTAGATTTAGAGATTGTCTGGCAGGTGATTACTCAAGATTTACCCCCTCTTTTAATTGAGGTTAAAAAAGCCATTCAAA